In Candidatus Eisenbacteria bacterium, the following are encoded in one genomic region:
- a CDS encoding phospholipid carrier-dependent glycosyltransferase, whose translation MTEPAAAPRPLAWRILQDLVPGLLFAAALALYAHRLAIPERYIYDEVYHAYTAGEYVKANPDAYLWNTTAPREGVAYMWNHPPMGVLLIAGGIAIWGDHSFGWRFAPAIFGAAGIVLAYFLALRLTRRRGIALLTAIFLILNGLYFVQSRTAMLDIFGTFFMMAALLFFHRYLTSSQTDARELAFTGVFLGLAIATKWSAAYPAACVGIAVLILELRRGWSARAATAGSRLAGAAERLVFVALSLVAIPAVLYLASYIQFFALGHDLSQFVELQRQTLWYHSNLKESHDYASAWWSWPLAQRPVWYYVAYLEGWIANIYAGSNPFLSVAFVPAAAAMVLVWWRRRDPAWLVLLIGFFGQWLPWGLVPRIAFAYHFLPATPFGTIAVAAVLGMLWDRGARGRSVCAVYVLLVAAFFVFFYPIYAAVPLTNEAFGLRLWLPSWR comes from the coding sequence GTGACCGAGCCCGCCGCGGCGCCTCGTCCGCTCGCCTGGCGCATCCTCCAGGACCTGGTTCCAGGGCTCCTCTTCGCCGCGGCGCTGGCGCTCTACGCCCATCGCCTCGCCATTCCGGAGCGGTACATCTACGACGAGGTGTATCACGCGTACACGGCCGGGGAGTACGTGAAGGCGAACCCCGACGCGTATCTCTGGAACACGACCGCCCCGCGCGAGGGGGTCGCGTACATGTGGAACCACCCGCCCATGGGTGTTCTCCTCATCGCGGGCGGAATCGCGATCTGGGGAGATCACTCGTTCGGCTGGAGGTTCGCGCCCGCGATCTTCGGCGCGGCCGGAATCGTGCTCGCGTACTTCCTCGCGCTGCGGCTCACGCGCCGCCGAGGGATCGCGCTCCTCACGGCGATCTTCCTGATCCTGAACGGGCTCTACTTCGTCCAGTCACGGACCGCCATGCTGGACATCTTCGGCACGTTCTTCATGATGGCCGCCCTCCTCTTCTTCCATCGCTACCTCACCAGCTCCCAGACGGACGCTCGGGAGCTGGCGTTCACGGGTGTGTTCCTGGGCCTCGCGATCGCCACGAAGTGGAGCGCCGCATACCCCGCCGCGTGCGTGGGAATCGCCGTGTTGATCCTCGAGCTTCGGCGAGGCTGGTCGGCCCGGGCCGCGACGGCCGGAAGCCGCCTCGCGGGAGCGGCGGAGAGGCTCGTCTTCGTCGCGCTGAGCCTGGTCGCGATTCCCGCCGTGCTGTACCTCGCGTCGTACATCCAGTTCTTCGCGCTCGGCCACGACCTGTCCCAGTTCGTCGAGCTCCAGCGGCAGACCCTCTGGTATCACAGCAACCTCAAGGAGTCGCACGACTACGCTTCCGCCTGGTGGTCGTGGCCTCTCGCGCAGCGGCCCGTGTGGTACTACGTCGCGTATCTGGAGGGCTGGATCGCGAACATCTACGCGGGCAGCAATCCGTTCCTCAGCGTGGCATTCGTGCCGGCCGCCGCCGCGATGGTCCTCGTCTGGTGGCGCCGGAGGGACCCGGCCTGGCTCGTGCTCCTCATCGGGTTCTTCGGCCAGTGGCTCCCCTGGGGGCTCGTTCCGCGGATCGCGTTCGCGTACCACTTCCTGCCGGCGACGCCGTTCGGCACCATCGCGGTGGCGGCGGTCCTGGGAATGCTGTGGGACCGAGGCGCCCGCGGCCGTTCGGTGTGCGCGGTCTACGTCCTCCTCGTGGCAGCCTTCTTCGTGTTCTTCTACCCCATCTACGCGGCGGTGCCGCTCACGAACGAAGCCTTCGGGCTTCGGTTGTGGCTTCCGAGCTGGCGCTAG
- a CDS encoding glycosyltransferase family 2 protein: protein MTEPAPVRHPEPRHARLLSVVVPTMNEEVVLDEFHSRVSAVLGKLPLRSEIVYINDGSTDGTLGVMKRLRSHDPRVAIVDLSRNFGKEIALTAGLDHAKGDVVVIIDADLQDPPELIPELLAGYGEGFDVVYAQRRVREGETWFKKATAFAFYRVIQRLTRVKIPADTGDFRLLSRRALDSLQALREQHRFMKGLYAWVGYPQKAVPYDRSPRHAGQTKWNYWGLWNFAIEGITSFSTAPLKLASYLGILVAVGALLYAIWIVYKTIAFGEDVRGYPSLMVVILFLGGVQLVTIGILGEYLGRMFDETKRRPLYFVTEYAPAADPEPGA from the coding sequence ATGACGGAACCCGCTCCCGTCCGCCATCCCGAGCCGCGCCATGCGCGTCTCCTCTCGGTCGTGGTTCCCACCATGAACGAGGAAGTGGTCCTCGACGAATTCCACTCCCGCGTCTCCGCGGTGCTCGGCAAGCTCCCCCTTCGATCCGAGATCGTCTACATCAATGACGGCAGCACCGACGGAACGCTCGGGGTGATGAAGCGCCTCCGCTCGCACGATCCGCGCGTCGCGATCGTCGACCTGAGCCGGAATTTCGGCAAGGAGATCGCGCTCACGGCGGGCCTCGATCACGCGAAGGGGGACGTGGTCGTGATCATCGACGCGGATCTTCAGGACCCGCCCGAGCTGATCCCGGAATTGCTCGCCGGCTACGGGGAGGGCTTCGATGTCGTGTACGCGCAGCGAAGGGTGCGCGAGGGCGAGACCTGGTTCAAGAAGGCCACCGCCTTCGCCTTCTACCGCGTGATCCAGCGCCTCACGCGCGTGAAGATTCCGGCCGACACCGGGGACTTCAGGCTCCTGAGCCGGCGCGCGCTCGACTCCCTGCAGGCGCTCCGCGAGCAGCATCGGTTCATGAAGGGCCTCTACGCCTGGGTCGGCTACCCGCAGAAGGCGGTCCCGTACGACCGCAGCCCTCGCCACGCCGGCCAGACGAAGTGGAACTACTGGGGGCTCTGGAACTTCGCGATCGAGGGAATCACCTCCTTCTCGACGGCGCCGCTCAAGCTCGCGAGCTATCTCGGGATCCTCGTCGCCGTGGGCGCGTTGCTCTACGCCATCTGGATCGTGTACAAGACGATCGCGTTCGGAGAAGACGTGCGCGGGTATCCGTCGCTCATGGTCGTGATCCTGTTCCTGGGAGGCGTTCAGCTCGTGACGATCGGAATCCTGGGCGAGTATCTGGGCCGCATGTTCGACGAGACGAAGCGGCGGCCGCTCTACTTCGTGACCGAGTACGCCCCCGCGGCGGACCCGGAGCCGGGCGCGTGA
- a CDS encoding rhodanese-like domain-containing protein, which yields MLLLVVLTACSSNAHKSAPTDAAAPHGATPPGDSVAALPSVPPPEASAAATAPIPTADAWAAIRSGALLVDVRTKAEFDQGHLEGALLIPHDHMAARASELGDDKTRAIVLYCRTGNRSNQAKKALERLGFTNVMNAGGYERLQRGE from the coding sequence ATGCTGCTGCTCGTCGTCCTCACGGCCTGTTCGAGCAACGCCCACAAGTCCGCACCCACGGACGCCGCCGCTCCACACGGCGCGACCCCTCCGGGCGACTCCGTCGCCGCACTCCCTTCCGTGCCCCCACCGGAAGCGAGCGCCGCCGCGACCGCTCCCATCCCGACGGCCGACGCCTGGGCCGCGATTCGCTCCGGGGCGCTCCTCGTCGACGTCCGCACGAAGGCGGAGTTCGATCAGGGACATCTCGAAGGGGCGCTCTTGATCCCCCACGATCACATGGCGGCTCGCGCCTCGGAGCTGGGCGACGACAAGACCCGCGCGATCGTTCTCTACTGCCGCACGGGCAACCGATCGAACCAGGCGAAGAAGGCGCTGGAGCGCCTCGGCTTCACGAACGTGATGAACGCGGGCGGGTACGAAAGGCTCCAGCGAGGGGAGTAG